Genomic DNA from Vespa velutina chromosome 6, iVesVel2.1, whole genome shotgun sequence:
CTCCtttaatatgtaaatttaaaattgcacattataatataatagagatTATACACTACACATcaccaataaaaaaaataatatgcagagttaaaatatatataaataaatttcacacTTAAGAATACGAAAGGCACGTGCATATAGGCACGTCACACGCGCGTTCGTTCGAAAAATGGCGTATATGAGGTGACCATTAAATGCGATTTCAGAGGACGAATTCCGAGTTCTCGAACGTTCGTTACAGGTATACGAGTAACGGTCGAGTATAGGATCGAAAGGCAGCCTCAAAGGGCGCACAATGGCTGCCTATCCATGGCGCCACATCGACAACTTTACGATGAACATTAATTTCGTCCAGTATGGATATACgactattcatttttttttttactcaccGTTCATTATACTCGAGACGTCTGCTTCCGTTGAATTCTTTAAGAAAATGTAGGCAACGAGGGATCTTCGATGGTAATGAATTTCCAAacgatacaataaatatatatttcgctTTAACCGATATTCATGTTCGGCAGGTATCACGCCAAATTTAATCGGTTGTTATCACGTTATCGTTATGCTCGTCATATTTCTGCCATCTTTCGATGTATGCAATGCCGAATAGTTTCCTAAGATTTCAAAAACAAAGGACTAGTATAACCGACGATTCAACGACCGCAGAAACGaacgcgagagagaaagagtgagaaagagagaaagaaagggagaaagagaaacatttaATGATCCGTGGTAGTAAATATTACTTACCATATACGCTACTACGAACAAGAATAGTTTATTATGaccattaatatatacaacgaAACTGAAAGAAAACGATTCTCTATCACCTTAATCTATGTATTGACACCGCGATCTATGTTGTATAACATAAGTTTCTTTCGTTACTACTCTCTTTAacgtctttcctttttacaaaAATGGATGGTACGAATGaatgcatatgtgtgtataatcgtacacgtacgcgcgcgcgcgcacgcgtttCTATGCGTCAGATCGTCTCCGTGTCGTTGCGTTGTCGTCGACAGCAAAGGAGAAAACTTATTTTGTTGTGCTCAGTATATTTTGTTGATATCTCAAtcgaaaataagatataactgaaataacgatattactgACATTTAATCGCCTGTCACACGATTTTCGACGCTTATATTGTTTATGCGACATTGATAAAATTCGATATGTATCATCGTATATACGTGGAATGACTATGAACACTAGTTAAATCTACAGCTTTTTCAAACATTACACGAGCCACCGAATTTCCTTCTGCATAGATTTGCCATTTGCAGATCGTGCACGAATGCAACGACATCTATCATCAATCCCTTGTTCTTTAATATTCCCTCGAAACGACAATTCCATTACTCGTAACTTCACTAAATTAAACGGTCGTGACCTCTGGTGACGATgattatatactatttattatctaaaaaattttatctcaaaatcatgaagataaattttaatttttcgaacgagtacgtattttattatctacaaGGCATTTCAAATCTATTATATCCGTTATATgatattcttaattaaaaatgaacgaatcaagttaaattataattacaacttcttgcatttattttttttttcttttttctttttttttgacatttttacGGATGCAATATAATGTAGAGTTTCTAATAACTTTATTTACAATCATTAATCTCTGATGCATGATTCTAGAGAATAATAAACCTTCCGCGTTTCTGCGTTTCGAAACATGAATTATGTACAAAGAATTTCTGATTCAACGATACGACTTTATAAACCTTTTTAACACGATGGAACCCTTCGACtgaatttcgattaattaaatggAGACACGCAGTGCTTGTCATTAAGTTTCAAAAATCTTAAAggtttaaatttttcttacaattttgtaataaattttttattgtactaTGACTATATGgctacctttattatcatatacataaataattaatatatgtacgtatgtatccgGTATAAGACATTCGTTATCTCACCGTAAAAAACAAACTCTTTTATTAGaggttaaatataaatgtgaaaATCTTTCCAAAAAGCACTGGTCTCTCTTCTAATTATTCTCGTTCAGTAAATAGTTGGGCTATAATATTAGCCTCGTTGAAGGCAAAGATGGAATACACAACTGTtgtacaaacacatacacttCTACATACGttgatttcattataaatcatatacttaagtaaattttaatagtaataataaattcctgCAGTTTCTTTACTTCTGATAATTATGGAcgcatttttaaattttaaaggaTCAAAGAGAATACAGAGAAATCAgtctattaatatatatatgtatatgtatgtatatatataaatatatatatatagacatcaCACCTTTGGCTTTCATATTATAGAGAAACTTCCATTTGTTAGAACTTCCATTGATTagaagaaagtagaagaaacgagatttctctgtctatataatttgttaaagtaattggaaatataatatttcataaatataaagtataattttatatatatatatatatatatatatatatatatatataaaatatatatatatataaaaatatatctgaaggcattttttttatttaattctaataatgtTAATCTTTAAATGATGCTTTATATCTTTTcgtaaataaagaattttattagacTGTTTCACTTTCCTCAGTAGCTAATGCTGTTTATAATACAGTTTTcctaataatatcgataggacgcgcttaatatttttaatacatcttGTGATATATAATTggtataaatgatataataggtataaatagaaatataatctttcaatatttcattgaaaatacaGCCAATGAATACAGCTTATATAATGtgatattttaaacaaatataaactaagagaaaaaatacaacatatgaagaaagtgagaaaggaaTCAAGTCTCTAAATGTGGCcatcttttttcatatcaattgaaatttaatcattaaaaaatgtttaaccagataatgataaaataattataaatcaaactTATAATTTGCAGCAGCAGTgatgatatacatatttttaatgtacaaAGATATCTCGTTAAACCCGTTTCTCTATGCCTGGTGAAATGTTTTCAATACATGCTTTTTTGTAAGTACATGAAAACTTTGAAACATTTTGTCACGAATTtgttgaaaatctttttcaaattattattttaaacttcCATCTGTGAGAATGATACTGTACACACATAACtctataaagtatatattatatatatctatttttataatatatgcatgtaaCTTAAAAAGCACAAAATCCTGTCTCTTCCATCCATATActttttcgaattaataaatCTGTAACTATAGGGATAGGACATGTGCAGTGCCTAAATTTACATAGGTATTTGTATTAGAGCATAGCACTGTGATTTATAACTCATTTGATGAACCAGCATATATCTTATTTGCCTAAAAAATGTCGCAAATTTTTCATGTTATGCATTGTCatgatacatttatatatatatatatatataagcatatcatatatcatatatatattatacgtatattatataccgtGGCATTgcataaaatagaaaaatatgtatatagcaAGAAACATAGTGAAATCTCTAATACAAGTATCGAGTTTTTGTGGTAACAACATTCatcatgtattattatttattattttgtaccACATCATAGGatatttacttataataataaataatcagaatttacatatatatgaatgtgtaATAAATCGTTGGCATTCACATTATAATTAGATTGTAGgaatctaattataataaatctctTGCATGCACATTTAGgcaaataaacattattatgcTGCCATTTAATATTtgcttattttaaaataagatcTGGATTTTTATGACTGTTATATCAGTAAGAATTTTTGTGTTTAGTGTTTCAGTCTTATAAGCAATACATCATTCTTACAGAAAAGCTGTTCACATAAATGTGTCATAAATGGCTTTTACATGATAGCTATATAAATCTTACATGATACTTTCTATTCTGTACATTTGTAATTCCTACTTAACatacaatttgaaattttgaagGATTTAACCTATGAGAtactttgtatatttataaaaagaaggagaaatacTGCACTCTATTTGCTGCTtgaagattaaaatatataatcaattgtGTATCTGCTTGTTTTTAAATCTTCTTTTCATGTGAGATTGCGTAACAAGAAATTTCACAATTCCAGCACCATTTCATATGAATCACTCGCGCGTTTTTGTAATAtgaataatgttttatattcaTGCCTTTAATATGAAAGCAAATCCAATTTGGAAGATTTGAAAGCAGGAATATactacttgaaaaaaaaatttcaatgaaatgtaATGTGTTAAATCAATTATGCACCTTCGTTGAAGCATGTTGAAGTCTTTCCAATTCTTCCAATGACAAAACATTTGTTTGACCAAGCTCTGGTAGCTTACCAGCCCGAGCTTGTGCAAGAAGTTCAGGAGTAAACCATCGTGCTAACTGATTTGATGTTGGTGATAAGTCTCCACCATTACTACCCATAAATCCAAGACCTGGTGAATTTTGACGGCCAACGTTGATATTTAATTGCTGTGATCGCATCATTCGCCCATCTAAAAAcacattttattaatgatacaCATACTACATTTCCTTATACATAGAAAATtggtatagaaaataatataaaatatacattatacaaatatatattatatattaacttatacgtagaaaagagatataaaaaatattataaaaaataaaaaaagatattttgtgTATCATGTACTTATAATTGTGCTTatgttatatttcttatgttgtaataaaaaaagatattaagcTAATATAATTGCCAATATTTCGTTACTTAATTAAAATCCAATGGAATTGCTGATTAAACCAATGGATTAAGAAGGAAATACAGGTATAATGGGAGTTCTAATTATTCCAATTTGAGCATCAATCTGGAACTTAATATGTGATCATAAGAATActgatatgaaaaaatataatagtcatatataataatggaaaaaaaaccatttaacgtgtataaatttttttagtttaaaCTAGTGTTCAATTCGATAACAGAATGTACACTAATATATTTGCATAAAATATCCTCTTTTAtatgtgtaaaatatatttacaaaactGCATACCTGAACGATTGGAGTTGTAGTTTTGATTCAACATAAGTTGCACTTGTGGGTTTGCAGATCGCGTTTGTTGTgattgctgctgttgttgttgatgtacATTAGTCATATGTGATTGAACTTGTTGAACCTGCTTCATTTGGGGATTCATATGGTTTGATCGTTGgtttattatagtattttgAGTAACATTATATTGAGGAACATTAGGATGTGATGATACTGTAGGAGTCATAGCATGCTTGGAACGTGCAGGATTGCCATATACATTCGTCACAGTTCTATGCTGCTGCTGTTGAAAGTCTAAATTGCCACCACTGTACTGATACTGATTGACACTGCTACCGCCACCACCTTTTACTATTGGTCGTCCTGAAATTggaagtatattatattatccttaactaaataattattaaacaatttattttagaaattatacaaatatatcaataatttattaaaaaataaaaaaacataccAGGATACTGCTTAATATTTGGATTAGACCATGTAGACTGAATGGATTGTGGTCGCAATGTATTATGTCGTGAAAGAACTCCTTGTGTGAGTAACTGGACTGCAGACTGCATTTGTTGCACTTGATTTTGGTTAGCCAGTTTTGCTAGATCATTGCTGTTGCctatattaaacaaataaatgtataatttcataaattgatatataataaaatttatatagaacaatttacatattaaagtatataaatttgaactATCAAAAGTTACAAAAAGTTTATTACTAcgtctaattaaaaaaatatatgtagatacatatgataataattttttcttatgtaaataaaaacgaatatcCAGTTTGCAGATTTCATGCAAATTTACAatactgtatatataacatGCAATTTGGATGTGTTTATATACTATTCACACATATAGAttcttttacataaatatagtaataaacaCAATGATcccattaaaaatatctattttcatGAACGAAGTACTttcaatatatacaaatatataaaatcttatttgtggcattgttttttttctgaataaatataaagaaatgtattatattatagtttcTGTTTAAAAGTGTGTATATGTAGGACAAATTACTTCAGAATGTttgtaaaggaaaaatgaataagTGTAGAGGAAAACTTAAAGCGTGaggtatatttataaagcCTTTTATTATAAGAACTATTTCCACATACTtttagaagaaagataaatttttatgatctgTGTGATAGACACCAAGTTATACTTGTGATAGTTTTCATATCACGTTTTACAAAACTCAAAAGAATATATCTtctaaataaacatataaaattacatactttgtgtatcaagaaaaaaataaaaagaaaagtgtactttttttttacaaaaacattaaagaaagatatggTATTACATTAGTTCAAACAATATATactttaagtttttttttaaaacaaaatatgatGGAATGTATGTATGGTTTGGCAAAAGTTAGAGTTTAAACGAAAATCTTAGAAATTGATGAATCCCTAATAGACAGTTTTATacattctttatcttttaaagtGATTGCTTCCATTACTTTACTATTTTGATCTAGCATTgcattgatttcttttaatcttgtATTTCTATCCGAAGACTTTATGCTATCAACGATTATTTTACCTtcttttaacatatttaaatttgaattatcgTTTGAATCCTGGTTGTGAACTAcagaataaagatatttagTTTTCAATGCTGATTCTTCTGTACCAAGATTACTCCTATTATTCATTCCCATGGTATATGCAATAGATGAAGCATTATTAGAATGATTTTCTTGCCATTTAAAAACACAAGTTATAggtttgtttatattatcagAAAATTGGCATAGCTGTAAAGTAGAGATGCATCGATTTTGAAGCTTATGAAAGCTACCctgattattatgataaagagaagaaatagagaaaattggTTCTACTTGATGATTTAAATGATTCGCACCCTCTGGTTCCTTATCAGCAGTCATTTTGCGTAATACTGAGGTTGGCGTAAAAGCAAGTGGCGTTGGACTCATTGTTTGCTTTGCTGGAGAATTAACAGGAGTGGACGGTCTTTGCTGAatctgttgttgctgttgttgctgatcCTGTCGTTTACGAAAGTTCTCACGTTGTTCTTctaatttcttcttaattaaaGCATTTTGCATTATGGATTGAGTATGCATAACCAGTTCCCGTGGAGAAGGTACTCTATGTGGCATCACTATTAAAATCacataaattatcttttataaaaattctttttaaaaatttgctattattttaataaattttttacttgctctttttcttttttttttttttttttaattaatataaaaaactattgtataaattacaaatatattgaatagaATTTTGTCCTGTTTCTTCAAGATTAATAATGcggtaaaatttaataagtgaaaataaatttgttttattttatcttttttttttacctgaATGTTTTGCTGTTAATGTGTTGGGACTAGTTGCTACATTTGATGAAATTATTGGGGGTGGACAATAAGCTGCATTCCGATcgtatacaaataatttataagatatataagatattgtatattagtatatgtttataaatatttttcaattattcaatTTGTATCTCTCTGATATTGTTGtcttttacttttgaaattggaataaaaatagatagaaaatcatgcgaaaaaaaaagaagagaacaaataaataacatacacAAAACTTACCATTATTCATGGGAGAAGGGAtccgttgttgttgttgttgttgttgttgttgttgttgttgttgttgttgctgctgctgctgctgctgttgttgctgctgttgctgctgctgctgctgttgataTAACATTTGATGCAAAATGTGATCTTGTGGAGTAGGTGCATTTGGATGTGGGCTTATCGCACGTGATGTAGTTCCACCATAcattttaagaatattaacgAGAACTTCTCGGTGTCGATGCTGCATGGCAGGATTCTATTCAATTTAAGATTTATgcaaaaaattgaatattaatatcaataaatattaaaaataatctaattaaaaaattatatttatttttcgcaaACCTGTAATTGTTGGATCAGATGCTGTTTTGTTATCTCTCCTTGCTGCAAACCTTGAATTATAGCTTGTGCTTCTGGTCTTTGCAATAATTCTTGCCCAGATGTAGCAACATTATTCATCATCATTTGCATTTCTGTTGGTACAGGACTAACACCCATCAATCGTTGACCACTCATTATCATGGAGAGCATGTCAGAATGTTGTTGTCGATGTTTTTGCTGTTGCTAATATATCACaaattatagattataaaaatctttgatatttttatgattaaaaatcgatcaataacaaataaaataaagacaaaCCTGTTGTATATGCAATACTTTCATTAAGTTTTCATGTTGCATTTGAACTTGGTGTGGATGTTGAGTAGGAGCAATGGGACCAACATGATTGAATGTTGAAGCATGAATTTGATCTGTAACTGATTGTTGTGGAACAACTGGTTGTTGTGGTGTTTTCAATTGTGAATTAAGCAACTGTAAAAAAGTTAATTTACTTATGTAGAGAGTTAATAAAAAGTTGTGAGacctaaaatataaaagaaataatacctGCATTAACGTTACAGATTGTGGTTTTTGAGGCATAGGTCCATTTGCTGCCGGTACAGCCTGTCCACCAGTTACTTGAGCAAgctaaattgtaaaaatatgaagatatataataaacagatCTATTACATAAACAGTTTCATAATTTTACCAATTTTTTAAAGGCAGAAAGATCCTCTTCAGTCTTATTTACACGGGACAGTTCAGTTGTAGATGAAGGTGGAGGAACACCGCCACGCATTCGTGCTTCTAATTCTTCCAAGCTATGCACAACTTTTCCACCTACTTCTATAGATAATGCATTACATCACAAGTACattgaaacaaatatattatgctATAATATCAAAACTTAACTTAaagcaaataatataatttaaaacaatCTTACCCATATCTTTGATAGAAGAACTTTTCATTAATGGTATAACTGGTGTTGTTAGATCCACTTGACCATTTTGACTATGTTGTTGCTTATTACCACGTTGCAACATTTCAAGAAGTTTCACACCAGTGGTAGATGTAGTATTATTTGTTGTTGGATTAGCAGGTGATATAGGAGCAAAGTATGTATTCGACTCAGTAACTGATGGGATTTGAATATTTGGTTCAGTAATATCATTgagtaaattatttaacaattcatCCTGTATAGAAGCTCTACGACTCTCTGTTTGTTGCTGAATAGGACTTTCTCTCTTAAACCATTGACTAAATCGAGAACATGATCCACCATTTGAACCAACTccattctataaaaaaagatatatttgtattaaaaatgattgaaaaaaaaaactgtttatttatttcataatttatataattatacttactGTTAATAAACCAGGAACACCAGGAAAAGTATCAGATTTTAAGAAATCGTCTAGATTGAAATCAGGATGactattttcttcatttttacgaACGTTGCAATTCTCAGTTATCTCGGAACTTGATTCTGTCATAATGCTATCACTAGTATCTTGACATTCCTTTTGAGAATCAGATGGTGGTTCATTTTGTTCTGATATAGGAGAATGTGGTGCAGGTACAACATTAATTGATTGATCTAGCGTTGTTGGGGTACTACGTCCTTTAGGACCAATTGTATTCTCATTCtgtttttcatctttctctaaGGAATTCCTTTTTCCACGTTTCTTTTGAGCAGTTGTTAACTTCTTAGTTTTAACGTTGGCACTATTACtaactactttttcttctggAATATCCTCAAAACCTCTTAATTCAATAGTATCATGCTGAGATGTAGGTCCTGAGCTGAACCATTCAGGTTCATTTGCATCACGATTATCACCACAGCTTTTTCTACGATCATTACTAAATCTTCTTTCGCGTCCGCGTTCCTTATCACGATCATTTTGATGATTACGCTCGGCTCTTTCCACTCCCCTATCTCGATCGCGATCTCTTTCACGATCTCCAAAGTCACGACCAAATGATCGACGTTCGAATCGTTCATTTCTTTCGTCCCGGTCACGTAGATTATCCCGttcgcgttctctctctcgtatattTTCACGATCTTTTGTTTCCCTACTTTCTCTATTGTCACGATCACGTAATGTACTACCTGCACTTGTACCTGATCTAAATGAGAAATCTGTACGTTCTGGTTcaagtttttcattttcagatCTGAAGTCCCATATGTCACGTGTCAAAATTCTACCACTACCAATTCGTCGAACTGTTTCCCGATGACTGACctataagatttttaaatttttaatatattcttaattatataattcctataaatgataatgaaatacacacacacacgcacacatttTACCTCTGTTTTACCAATTGGACTTTCAGAGCGTCTATTTGGAGGTTGGTTCACATTAACAAAACATCCAGAATTAAAACTTCGTCTTTGGGGACTTAAAACAATACCATCCTGTTCTTTCCGTATTCGTTCTCGAGGATCACCATTGCGACGCTTGTTATGATTTTCAGTAATTGGTTCAGAACGTATACCTTTTTCATCTTTAGGCGGTGTGTCACtacattttctatttgaatGCCAACGTTCAGGGTCCCATACACCACGTGtactttatcaaaaaaattaaaatatattcataaacaataaaaacataaaaaaatttataaataaatcattagccctatgtgaaaaagaaatttaaaaaataaatatatataacattttaccactttaaataatactaataatatatatatatatattattttaagcgTACTTATTATAAGAGGTATCCAGGAAATCAGGTCTACGTTTAGATAAAGGTAAACCCTTTATCACCATCAATTTTTCCTAAAAACATaacaatgtttataatatataatatgtatcttctcattgaataatatatctaataaaaatatatatttaaatttattatagactaaaaaaatatctaagatCTTCATAAATGGTTGATATGTACCCGAGAATATTGAAATTGAGGTCTTGAACGTCCAATTTCCATAATGGAAGTATCAGTTACCTCTCCGGCCACAGACATTGATATAATTGCATCATCTcctataaaacaatatatcaaaagagaatcattaattacgaattatatatatataattatccaCATTTTACATGTCGAGATCTAAATGTacaatatctctttttttttctaatgtctattttaaacttttatattaaatattacgttattattattattattatagaaaaaaata
This window encodes:
- the LOC124950005 gene encoding probable serine/threonine-protein kinase drkD isoform X8 — protein: MRLEDAHTLVGSNWYRRTRKRPLVGPTGSPFLDATLVVQTRACRWFRKNKSVNPLKRVTFRDDAIISMSVAGEVTDTSIMEIGRSRPQFQYSREKLMVIKGLPLSKRRPDFLDTSYNNTRGVWDPERWHSNRKCSDTPPKDEKGIRSEPITENHNKRRNGDPRERIRKEQDGIVLSPQRRSFNSGCFVNVNQPPNRRSESPIGKTEVKCVRVSHRETVRRIGSGRILTRDIWDFRSENEKLEPERTDFSFRSGTSAGSTLRDRDNRESRETKDRENIRERERERDNLRDRDERNERFERRSFGRDFGDRERDRDRDRGVERAERNHQNDRDKERGRERRFSNDRRKSCGDNRDANEPEWFSSGPTSQHDTIELRGFEDIPEEKVVSNSANVKTKKLTTAQKKRGKRNSLEKDEKQNENTIGPKGRSTPTTLDQSINVVPAPHSPISEQNEPPSDSQKECQDTSDSIMTESSSEITENCNVRKNEENSHPDFNLDDFLKSDTFPGVPGLLTNGVGSNGGSCSRFSQWFKRESPIQQQTESRRASIQDELLNNLLNDITEPNIQIPSVTESNTYFAPISPANPTTNNTTSTTGVKLLEMLQRGNKQQHSQNGQVDLTTPVIPLMKSSSIKDMEVGGKVVHSLEELEARMRGGVPPPSSTTELSRVNKTEEDLSAFKKLLAQVTGGQAVPAANGPMPQKPQSVTLMQLLNSQLKTPQQPVVPQQSVTDQIHASTFNHVGPIAPTQHPHQVQMQHENLMKVLHIQQQQQKHRQQHSDMLSMIMSGQRLMGVSPVPTEMQMMMNNVATSGQELLQRPEAQAIIQGLQQGEITKQHLIQQLQNPAMQHRHREVLVNILKMYGGTTSRAISPHPNAPTPQDHILHQMLYQQQQQQQQQQQQQQQQQQQQQQQQQQQQQQQQRIPSPMNNAYCPPPIISSNVATSPNTLTAKHSVMPHRVPSPRELVMHTQSIMQNALIKKKLEEQRENFRKRQDQQQQQQQIQQRPSTPVNSPAKQTMSPTPLAFTPTSVLRKMTADKEPEGANHLNHQATAMI
- the LOC124950005 gene encoding eukaryotic translation initiation factor 4E transporter-like isoform X3, with the protein product MRLEDAHTLVGSNWYRRTRKRPLVGPTGSPFLDATLVVQTRACRWFRKNKSVNPLKRVTFRDDAIISMSVAGEVTDTSIMEIGRSRPQFQYSREKLMVIKGLPLSKRRPDFLDTSYNNTRGVWDPERWHSNRKCSDTPPKDEKGIRSEPITENHNKRRNGDPRERIRKEQDGIVLSPQRRSFNSGCFVNVNQPPNRRSESPIGKTEVKCVSHRETVRRIGSGRILTRDIWDFRSENEKLEPERTDFSFRSGTSAGSTLRDRDNRESRETKDRENIRERERERDNLRDRDERNERFERRSFGRDFGDRERDRDRDRGVERAERNHQNDRDKERGRERRFSNDRRKSCGDNRDANEPEWFSSGPTSQHDTIELRGFEDIPEEKVVSNSANVKTKKLTTAQKKRGKRNSLEKDEKQNENTIGPKGRSTPTTLDQSINVVPAPHSPISEQNEPPSDSQKECQDTSDSIMTESSSEITENCNVRKNEENSHPDFNLDDFLKSDTFPGVPGLLTNGVGSNGGSCSRFSQWFKRESPIQQQTESRRASIQDELLNNLLNDITEPNIQIPSVTESNTYFAPISPANPTTNNTTSTTGVKLLEMLQRGNKQQHSQNGQVDLTTPVIPLMKSSSIKDMEVGGKVVHSLEELEARMRGGVPPPSSTTELSRVNKTEEDLSAFKKLLAQVTGGQAVPAANGPMPQKPQSVTLMQLLNSQLKTPQQPVVPQQSVTDQIHASTFNHVGPIAPTQHPHQVQMQHENLMKVLHIQQQQQKHRQQHSDMLSMIMSGQRLMGVSPVPTEMQMMMNNVATSGQELLQRPEAQAIIQGLQQGEITKQHLIQQLQNPAMQHRHREVLVNILKMYGGTTSRAISPHPNAPTPQDHILHQMLYQQQQQQQQQQQQQQQQQQQQQQQQQQQQQQQQRIPSPMNNAYCPPPIISSNVATSPNTLTAKHSVMPHRVPSPRELVMHTQSIMQNALIKKKLEEQRENFRKRQDQQQQQQQIQQRPSTPVNSPAKQTMSPTPLAFTPTSVLRKMTADKEPEGNSNDLAKLANQNQVQQMQSAVQLLTQGVLSRHNTLRPQSIQSTWSNPNIKQYPGRPIVKGGGGSSVNQYQYSGGNLDFQQQQHRTVTNVYGNPARSKHAMTPTVSSHPNVPQYNVTQNTIINQRSNHMNPQMKQVQQVQSHMTNVHQQQQQQSQQTRSANPQVQLMLNQNYNSNRSDGRMMRSQQLNINVGRQNSPGLGFMGSNGGDLSPTSNQLARWFTPELLAQARAGKLPELGQTNVLSLEELERLQHASTKVHN